The following proteins come from a genomic window of Noviherbaspirillum sp. L7-7A:
- a CDS encoding patatin-like phospholipase family protein — protein MQALQIYAGPMALRHLREHGLRPVDVAMVPGAAGGPKGLVLNPLDRFLFGDWLNRAGHVVHLAGASIGAWRLASACLPDADAALAEMAHHYIHETYDDGSGRNPTPDHVSRVFDARLAAHFGGREQQVLSHPRYRLHVFTSRGVHPLLSREQRMRTALGYAGAFAANLLSRRAMARWLERVVFSDCRDPLPLPAQDYRTHRVCLDQRNLRAAILASCSIPFWLRAVADIPGAPTGAYWDGGITDYHLHLEYATLAAGRVAGDGQPALVLYPHFQPTVVPGWLDKGLRRRHRATPALSNVVLLAPNPEWIRTLPNGKLPDRRDFKHYGRDHAGRAAAWTRAVAESARLAEEFAGLTEQRDGIAARPLV, from the coding sequence ATGCAAGCCCTACAGATCTATGCCGGCCCGATGGCGCTGCGCCACCTGCGGGAACATGGCCTGCGTCCGGTCGACGTGGCCATGGTGCCGGGCGCGGCTGGCGGTCCGAAAGGGCTGGTGCTCAATCCGCTGGACCGCTTCCTGTTCGGCGACTGGCTCAACCGCGCTGGCCATGTCGTGCACCTGGCCGGCGCCTCGATCGGCGCCTGGCGCCTGGCCAGCGCCTGCCTGCCGGATGCGGATGCGGCGCTGGCCGAGATGGCCCATCACTACATCCATGAAACCTATGACGATGGTTCCGGCCGCAATCCCACGCCGGACCATGTCAGCCGGGTGTTCGACGCCCGCCTGGCGGCGCATTTCGGCGGCCGCGAGCAGCAGGTGCTGTCGCATCCACGTTATCGGCTGCATGTGTTCACCAGCCGTGGCGTGCATCCCCTGCTGTCACGCGAGCAGCGCATGCGTACCGCGCTCGGCTATGCCGGCGCCTTTGCGGCCAACCTGCTCTCGCGGCGCGCGATGGCGCGCTGGCTGGAACGGGTGGTGTTCTCGGACTGCCGCGATCCGCTGCCATTGCCGGCGCAGGACTACCGCACGCACCGGGTCTGCCTGGACCAGCGCAACCTCAGGGCCGCGATCCTGGCCAGCTGCTCGATCCCGTTCTGGCTGCGGGCAGTGGCCGACATACCCGGCGCGCCGACAGGCGCTTACTGGGATGGCGGCATCACCGACTACCACCTGCACCTGGAATACGCCACGCTGGCCGCCGGCCGGGTTGCCGGCGATGGCCAGCCCGCGCTGGTGCTGTATCCGCATTTCCAGCCGACGGTGGTGCCGGGGTGGCTGGACAAGGGCCTGCGCCGCCGGCACCGGGCCACGCCGGCGTTGTCGAATGTGGTGCTGCTGGCGCCGAACCCGGAATGGATACGCACCCTGCCCAACGGCAAGCTGCCCGACCGCCGTGACTTCAAGCATTACGGCCGCGACCATGCCGGCCGTGCCGCCGCCTGGACCCGCGCCGTAGCGGAGAGCGCCAGGCTGGCCGAGGAGTTCGCGGGCCTGACCGAGCAGCGCGATGGCATCGCGGCGCGTCCGCTTGTATAG
- a CDS encoding EAL domain-containing protein — translation MHQKVTQASLLDKLGFLRRNPAIFMAWLLFSMAVALIGWGVLLANLKEAQQAVEQRALREVNALARTHADRLARSLDSIDQVTRHVRLEWQLSGGRLRLEQLARDGMFPPPALYYVTLVDAGGTAFTTTLPGSVLTYLGDRPYFIRQREAGTDQLVIDPPIFGRMSQRNVVHVSRRLVDERNQFAGIVMVSVSTDFFTANYDATILGPQGLLAMVSANPPMELVRIGDNVLPPEMPAFSSHPSLNPASGSGHYGAGVFEDRRARYLGWHPVRGYDITALVGLDEADTLAQFHAGRHSAIWYAAWASAALAVLTGLAIALSAELAWRKHRLGMAQATYRLATEEGSEGFYIVQPVLDRNGAILDFVVLDCNQQGAEFFNVRPSELIGKTVSGFRGNLDTAMFMDYLMQATQEGVYENEIDVPGNTALRLRWAHIKIIRSGDNLAVRLRDISEAKAHVAELKRRGNEDVLTGLPNRHWIQSFLPQALQHANDNDSHLALLFIDLDGFKKVNDTAGHAAGDELLKHAAHRLQEAVRPHDTVVRFGGDEFVVIIENIEHRIDAAHVADRVQQAFRQSFRLSQGVHSVGTSIGIALFPTDGQDASTLLEKADIAMYSVKTHGKAGYQFYEAKFYNALRERLDREAELRRAIAGQEFEMVYQPRVDIVSGMTLSLEALVRWRHPTRGLLEPAEFIGLAEETGMIVALGEMVINMVCEQIAHWSAHGGALVPVSVNVSAQQFSNADVDSLVTAALLRHQVPPHLLELEITESSVMGQDSAVSRTLMMLQKQGVKILVDDFGTGYSSLSQLHQLDFDVLKVDQTFTASMEQSAEGKVFFTAIVTMAHALGMRVVAEGVENAVQVAMLRSLHCDEVQGYYISRPLPPGDVQPVLPPCSFPAAL, via the coding sequence TTGCATCAAAAGGTGACCCAGGCCAGCCTGCTGGACAAGCTGGGCTTCCTGCGCCGCAATCCCGCCATCTTCATGGCTTGGCTGCTGTTTTCGATGGCGGTCGCGCTGATCGGTTGGGGCGTGCTGCTGGCCAACCTGAAGGAAGCGCAGCAGGCGGTGGAGCAGCGCGCGCTGCGCGAAGTCAATGCGCTGGCCCGCACCCATGCCGACCGGCTGGCTCGCAGCCTCGACTCAATCGACCAGGTCACCCGGCATGTCAGGCTTGAGTGGCAACTTTCGGGCGGCCGGCTGCGCTTGGAGCAGCTCGCCAGAGACGGCATGTTCCCGCCACCGGCACTGTACTACGTCACCCTCGTCGACGCCGGCGGTACCGCCTTTACCACCACGCTGCCCGGTAGCGTACTGACCTATCTCGGCGATCGCCCTTATTTCATTCGCCAGAGGGAGGCCGGCACGGACCAGCTAGTCATCGATCCGCCTATTTTCGGCAGGATGTCGCAACGCAATGTGGTTCATGTTTCGCGCCGGCTGGTGGATGAGCGTAACCAGTTCGCGGGCATCGTGATGGTTTCCGTTAGTACCGACTTCTTTACTGCCAACTATGACGCCACTATCCTCGGCCCGCAGGGGCTGCTGGCGATGGTCAGCGCCAATCCGCCGATGGAGCTGGTGCGCATCGGCGACAACGTGCTGCCGCCGGAGATGCCGGCCTTTTCTTCTCACCCTTCGCTGAACCCGGCCAGCGGCAGCGGCCACTATGGCGCCGGGGTGTTCGAGGATAGGCGGGCCCGTTATCTGGGCTGGCATCCGGTGCGCGGCTACGACATCACGGCGCTGGTCGGGCTGGACGAGGCCGATACCCTGGCGCAGTTCCATGCCGGCCGTCATTCCGCAATCTGGTATGCGGCCTGGGCCAGCGCCGCGCTGGCCGTGCTGACTGGGCTGGCCATCGCGCTCAGCGCTGAATTGGCCTGGCGCAAGCACCGTCTGGGCATGGCGCAGGCCACCTACCGGCTCGCTACCGAGGAGGGCAGCGAGGGCTTCTATATCGTCCAGCCGGTGCTCGACCGCAATGGTGCCATCCTGGATTTCGTGGTGCTGGACTGCAATCAGCAGGGCGCAGAATTCTTCAATGTCCGGCCGTCGGAACTAATCGGCAAGACCGTCTCCGGCTTTCGCGGCAACCTCGATACCGCCATGTTCATGGACTACCTGATGCAGGCCACGCAGGAAGGCGTGTATGAAAACGAGATCGACGTGCCGGGCAATACCGCGCTGCGCTTGCGCTGGGCGCACATCAAGATCATTCGTTCCGGCGACAACCTGGCGGTGCGGCTGCGCGACATCAGCGAGGCCAAGGCCCATGTGGCGGAACTGAAGCGGCGCGGCAACGAGGATGTGCTGACCGGCCTGCCCAACCGCCACTGGATCCAGTCCTTCCTGCCGCAGGCCCTGCAGCATGCCAATGACAACGACTCCCATCTGGCGCTGCTGTTCATCGACCTAGATGGCTTCAAGAAGGTCAACGATACCGCCGGCCACGCCGCCGGCGACGAGCTGCTCAAGCATGCCGCGCACCGCCTGCAGGAAGCGGTGCGGCCGCATGACACGGTGGTGCGCTTTGGCGGCGATGAATTCGTGGTCATCATCGAGAACATCGAGCACCGCATCGACGCCGCCCATGTGGCCGACCGGGTGCAGCAGGCCTTCCGCCAGTCCTTCCGGCTGAGCCAGGGCGTGCATTCGGTCGGCACCTCGATCGGCATCGCGCTGTTTCCCACCGATGGCCAGGATGCTTCCACCCTGCTGGAAAAGGCCGACATCGCCATGTATTCGGTCAAGACCCATGGCAAGGCGGGTTACCAGTTCTACGAAGCCAAGTTCTACAACGCGCTGCGCGAGCGGCTCGACCGCGAGGCCGAGCTGCGGCGTGCCATCGCCGGCCAGGAGTTCGAAATGGTGTATCAGCCGCGGGTCGACATCGTCAGCGGCATGACGCTGAGCCTGGAAGCGCTGGTGCGCTGGCGGCATCCGACGCGCGGCCTGCTGGAACCGGCCGAATTTATTGGCCTGGCCGAGGAAACCGGCATGATCGTGGCGCTGGGCGAGATGGTGATCAACATGGTGTGCGAGCAAATTGCTCACTGGTCCGCCCATGGCGGCGCGCTGGTACCGGTGTCGGTAAATGTCTCGGCGCAGCAGTTCAGCAATGCCGATGTCGACAGCCTGGTCACGGCGGCGCTGCTGCGCCACCAGGTGCCGCCGCATCTGCTGGAACTGGAGATCACGGAGTCATCGGTGATGGGCCAGGATTCGGCGGTGTCGCGCACCCTGATGATGCTGCAGAAGCAGGGCGTGAAGATCCTGGTGGATGACTTTGGCACCGGCTATTCCTCACTGTCGCAGCTGCACCAGCTGGACTTCGATGTGCTCAAGGTGGACCAAACCTTCACCGCCAGCATGGAACAGTCGGCCGAGGGCAAGGTGTTCTTCACGGCGATCGTCACGATGGCGCATGCGCTGGGCATGCGGGTGGTGGCCGAGGGCGTGGAAAATGCCGTGCAGGTCGCGATGCTGCGCTCGCTGCATTGCGACGAGGTACAGGGCTATTACATCTCCCGGCCGCTGCCGCCCGGCGATGTGCAGCCGGTGCTGCCGCCTTGCTCCTTTCCGGCAGCTCTTTAA
- a CDS encoding AsmA family protein, translating to MLKITGGVLAALVAIIVIALVVLSTVNLNRAKPWLEEKVSTATGRSFAMNGDLSLSWERPGQEKGWRRLVPWPHLRAKDIMLGNPDWAKTGPEMARIAQIDFSINPFKLLTKTVSVNSLIMTEPRLVLEQDAKGRKNWDFPKSESKSNWSFEIQSVAMTQGTLRYVDEAKRADLTARVDTEPDNSMRWQVKGTFNDEQLSGKAHSGALLSLQQKGVAYPIEAELKVGETTITANGTLTDPAQPSALDVKLNIMGASMADLFPLGGVLLPRTPKFSTEGRVVGTLGRDNLRLKYENFKGRVGSSDIGGTLEYDQTSGQPTLRGEVLSQRLVWKDLGAVVGAGDEPKKQKSGEVRQPPNKVLPVAPFKTDRWSKMNADVKFSGKEIIHSDKLPIDNLNTHIKLDKGVLQLSPLNFGVAGGRLTTELKIDGSADPAKANMNVAARGIKLKQLFPKVESMRASLGQINGDAKLSASGNSFAALAGHANGEVKAVINEGTVSEFIMEAIGLNAGRVVVTKLFGDRQVKLNCMATDLNIKDGVMTPQIFLLDTEDATVQVEGNVNLAKETLDLDILPRSKGLRLLSLRSPLYVEGTFKDPDVGVNKTAIALRAGAAVALGTVAAPLAGLLALTHTGPEQDSPCASLVAEARKAPVAPPAGKSAKSSGNHEKAVP from the coding sequence ATGCTCAAAATTACCGGCGGAGTACTGGCGGCGCTGGTCGCCATTATCGTCATCGCCCTAGTCGTGCTGTCGACCGTGAATCTCAATCGCGCCAAGCCTTGGCTGGAGGAAAAGGTCAGCACCGCCACCGGACGCAGCTTTGCGATGAATGGCGACCTGTCGCTGAGCTGGGAGCGACCGGGCCAGGAAAAGGGCTGGCGGCGGCTGGTACCGTGGCCACACCTGCGCGCCAAGGACATCATGCTGGGCAACCCCGACTGGGCAAAGACCGGCCCCGAGATGGCGCGCATTGCGCAGATCGATTTCAGCATCAACCCATTTAAGCTGCTGACCAAAACGGTGAGCGTGAACTCACTGATCATGACCGAGCCGCGGCTGGTGCTGGAACAGGATGCCAAGGGTCGCAAGAACTGGGATTTCCCCAAGAGCGAAAGCAAGTCCAACTGGTCGTTCGAGATACAGAGCGTGGCCATGACGCAGGGCACGCTGCGCTATGTGGACGAGGCCAAGCGTGCCGACCTGACAGCGCGGGTCGATACCGAGCCCGACAACAGCATGCGCTGGCAGGTTAAGGGCACCTTCAATGACGAGCAACTGTCGGGCAAGGCCCATAGCGGCGCGCTGCTGTCGCTGCAGCAGAAGGGCGTGGCCTATCCGATCGAGGCCGAGCTGAAGGTGGGCGAGACCACCATCACCGCCAACGGCACGCTGACCGATCCGGCCCAGCCCAGCGCGCTGGACGTGAAGCTCAACATCATGGGCGCCAGCATGGCCGACCTGTTCCCGCTGGGTGGCGTGCTGTTGCCGAGGACGCCCAAGTTTTCCACCGAAGGCCGGGTGGTCGGCACCCTGGGCCGCGACAACCTGCGCCTGAAGTACGAGAACTTCAAGGGCCGGGTCGGCTCCAGCGACATCGGCGGCACGCTGGAATATGACCAGACCTCGGGCCAGCCGACGTTGCGCGGCGAGGTTCTGTCACAGCGCCTGGTATGGAAGGATTTGGGCGCGGTGGTTGGCGCCGGCGACGAGCCCAAGAAGCAGAAGTCCGGCGAAGTGCGGCAGCCGCCGAACAAGGTTCTGCCGGTAGCGCCGTTCAAGACCGACCGCTGGAGCAAGATGAATGCAGACGTGAAGTTCAGCGGCAAGGAAATCATCCATTCCGACAAGCTGCCGATCGATAATTTGAACACCCATATCAAGCTCGACAAGGGCGTGCTGCAGCTGTCGCCGCTGAACTTTGGCGTGGCCGGCGGACGCCTGACCACCGAGCTAAAGATCGACGGCAGCGCCGATCCGGCCAAGGCCAACATGAACGTCGCCGCGCGCGGCATCAAGCTCAAGCAGCTGTTTCCCAAGGTGGAGTCGATGCGGGCCAGCCTGGGCCAGATCAATGGCGACGCCAAATTGAGCGCGAGCGGCAATTCCTTCGCCGCGCTGGCCGGCCATGCCAATGGCGAAGTGAAGGCAGTGATCAATGAAGGCACCGTCAGCGAGTTCATCATGGAAGCGATTGGCCTCAATGCCGGTCGGGTGGTGGTCACCAAGCTCTTCGGCGACCGCCAGGTCAAGCTTAACTGCATGGCCACCGACCTTAATATCAAGGATGGCGTGATGACGCCGCAGATCTTTCTCCTCGACACCGAGGACGCCACCGTGCAGGTGGAAGGCAATGTGAACCTGGCCAAGGAAACCCTGGACCTGGACATCCTGCCGCGCAGCAAGGGCCTGCGGCTGCTGTCACTGCGTTCGCCCCTGTATGTCGAAGGCACCTTCAAGGATCCGGACGTGGGCGTGAACAAGACCGCCATTGCGCTGCGCGCCGGTGCCGCGGTTGCGCTGGGCACAGTGGCGGCGCCGCTGGCTGGCCTGCTGGCGCTGACTCATACCGGTCCGGAGCAGGACAGCCCCTGCGCCAGCCTGGTGGCTGAGGCGCGCAAGGCGCCAGTGGCGCCGCCGGCTGGCAAGAGCGCCAAGAGTTCAGGCAACCATGAAAAGGCGGTGCCCTGA
- a CDS encoding TonB-dependent receptor, translating to MERHRMTHAAVPFRRTALLAALAGTLADPAIIHAQENPAEALELPTVEVVGTSMLPGLGTAIQNVPANVQILNSRTIEQQRQLTLTDHLEQNAGSVTVNAAQGNPYQPDVSFRGFTASPLLGVPQGLSVFQDGVRINEPFGDTVNWDLLPQSAIANMQLIPGSNPAFGLNTLGGALAVYTKSGSAYPGGAVQLSTGSFGRRAVEFEQGGKSGNLDYFVTGNIARDHGWAEHNGSRVQQFFGKVGYQTSDTDLDVSLTAADNRLEGTQTLPRSFSENIRQAYTYPDRNDNKLMFLTAKGSRFLNDDVLLGGNLYYRNYRNRNISSNVNDDFGQVENGAIDASQAHNDRAAIRQHSYGAGLQLTVSGQLAGMKNQFVAGGTVDIGRARYTQEDQPAVFTSSRGTIGTGDFELDTDAKTRNRYYGLFVSDVLAFSERWAMTLSGRYNMARVSISDQTGEAPELNGSHRFSRFNPAVGLNFNPTPQATAYVSYNEGMRAPTPIELTCADPQAPCKLPNSFLADPPLKKVVARTLELGARGKQGESVSWSAALYHTVLDDDIQFIASGGVTTNAGYFQNVGQTRRQGLELGVNGKWGELSASARYGFTDATYRTGFAETSPANTSADANGAIAIRSGDRVPGIPRHSLKLRMGYALTPQWDVGANLLVAGSMYARGDENNSDARGKVPGYTVVNLDTRYMLTKGWEVFARINNLFDREYANLGVLGLNAFTGPGRTFDGANPVGEQFRGYGAPRGIWVGMRYSWL from the coding sequence ATGGAGAGACATCGAATGACGCATGCCGCTGTTCCCTTCCGGCGCACCGCGCTCCTGGCCGCACTGGCCGGCACCCTAGCCGATCCCGCGATTATCCATGCCCAGGAAAACCCGGCCGAGGCGCTGGAGCTGCCCACCGTCGAAGTCGTGGGCACTTCGATGCTGCCCGGCCTCGGCACGGCGATACAAAATGTGCCAGCCAATGTTCAAATTCTGAACAGTCGCACGATAGAACAGCAGCGCCAGCTGACCCTGACCGACCATCTGGAGCAGAACGCCGGCAGCGTGACGGTGAACGCGGCACAGGGCAATCCCTACCAGCCTGACGTCAGTTTCCGCGGCTTCACCGCCTCGCCGCTGCTGGGCGTGCCGCAAGGCCTGTCGGTATTCCAGGATGGCGTGCGCATCAACGAGCCGTTCGGCGACACCGTCAACTGGGACCTGCTGCCGCAGTCGGCCATTGCCAACATGCAGCTCATACCCGGCTCCAACCCGGCGTTCGGCCTGAATACCTTGGGCGGCGCGCTGGCGGTCTATACCAAGAGCGGCAGCGCCTATCCGGGCGGCGCGGTGCAGTTGTCCACCGGCTCCTTCGGCCGCCGCGCGGTAGAGTTCGAGCAGGGCGGCAAGAGCGGCAACCTTGATTACTTCGTGACCGGCAATATCGCCCGCGACCATGGCTGGGCCGAGCACAATGGCAGCCGCGTGCAGCAGTTCTTCGGCAAGGTCGGCTACCAGACTAGCGACACCGACCTTGACGTCAGCCTGACCGCCGCCGACAACCGGCTGGAAGGCACCCAGACACTGCCGCGGTCCTTTTCCGAGAATATCCGGCAGGCCTATACCTACCCAGACCGCAACGACAACAAGCTGATGTTCCTGACCGCCAAGGGCAGCCGCTTCCTGAACGACGATGTGCTGCTGGGCGGGAACCTGTATTACCGCAACTACCGCAATCGCAATATCTCCAGCAATGTGAATGACGATTTCGGACAGGTGGAGAATGGCGCGATCGACGCCAGCCAGGCCCATAACGACCGCGCCGCCATCCGCCAGCACAGCTATGGCGCCGGCCTGCAGCTGACCGTGTCCGGCCAGCTGGCCGGCATGAAGAACCAGTTCGTCGCCGGCGGCACGGTGGACATCGGCCGCGCCCGATACACTCAGGAAGATCAACCTGCAGTATTCACCTCCAGCCGCGGCACCATCGGCACCGGCGACTTCGAACTCGACACCGACGCCAAAACCCGCAACCGCTATTACGGCCTGTTCGTCTCCGATGTGCTGGCCTTCAGTGAGCGCTGGGCGATGACGCTGTCCGGCCGCTACAACATGGCGCGGGTCAGCATCAGCGACCAGACCGGCGAGGCGCCCGAGCTCAATGGCAGCCATCGCTTCTCCCGCTTCAATCCGGCGGTCGGCCTGAATTTCAATCCGACGCCACAGGCCACCGCCTATGTGAGCTACAACGAAGGCATGCGGGCGCCGACCCCGATCGAACTGACCTGCGCCGACCCGCAGGCACCATGCAAGCTGCCCAACAGCTTCCTGGCCGATCCGCCGCTGAAGAAGGTGGTGGCGAGGACGCTGGAACTAGGCGCGCGCGGCAAGCAGGGCGAAAGCGTGTCGTGGAGCGCGGCGCTCTATCACACCGTGCTGGACGACGACATCCAGTTCATCGCCAGCGGCGGCGTAACTACCAATGCCGGCTATTTCCAGAATGTTGGCCAGACCCGGCGCCAGGGGCTGGAACTGGGCGTCAATGGCAAATGGGGCGAGCTGTCGGCGAGCGCGCGCTACGGCTTTACCGACGCAACCTATCGCACTGGCTTCGCCGAAACCAGCCCGGCCAATACCAGCGCCGACGCGAACGGCGCGATCGCGATTCGCAGCGGCGACCGCGTTCCCGGCATACCGCGCCACAGCCTGAAGCTGCGCATGGGCTATGCGCTCACGCCGCAGTGGGATGTCGGCGCCAACCTGCTGGTTGCCGGCAGCATGTATGCCCGTGGCGACGAGAACAACAGCGATGCCCGCGGCAAGGTGCCCGGCTACACCGTGGTCAATCTCGACACCCGCTACATGCTTACCAAAGGCTGGGAAGTCTTTGCCCGCATCAATAACCTGTTCGACCGGGAATACGCCAACCTCGGCGTGCTGGGCCTGAATGCCTTCACCGGCCCCGGCCGCACCTTCGACGGCGCCAACCCGGTGGGCGAGCAGTTCCGCGGCTACGGCGCGCCGCGCGGCATTTGGGTGGGCATGCGCTACTCATGGCTGTAG
- a CDS encoding ATP-binding protein, whose amino-acid sequence MNHSADIAAIQAISALPTILELVSDLTTLRFVCVARVTETSWTACAVLDKLGFGMRPGDELDIATTLCREVRNEGHAVVIDQVSKDTHYCNHPTPQIYAFESYFSMPLHTSTGDYFGTLCGLDKVPARLSEPRTLRALELLAQMISRQLQTEQTLEQSLRTLRTEISNTAHLRSMLQQLRSAEQRQSFQLDIAELLRQQPSPDRIYAHSSEIAGRYLGVSQVLYAELDLAQQTVLCRHGYNAGAMPELGGRHGVAQFPAAMLAALQEGRSWACADLARQAPAGWPELAAAVAIPLGRHGGLTCFLLACHHQPRDWGDDEMQLLEDMVERVWNVIERLRTQEALRQADRRKDEFLAMLAHELRNPLAPISTAAQLLKLGRQSEERISRTSDVITRQVSHMTSLINDLLDVSRVTRGLIVLERQRVPLQQVMADAVEQVRPLIESRRHNLSMQAPTEEVLVLGDAKRLVQVLANLLSNSAKYTPEGGHLTLWLEADGQEARLHVSDNGIGISAELLPHVFDLFSQAERPSDRSQGGLGLGLPLVKSLVELHAGSVRAMSRGQDCGSEFVATLPRLGVFDPTPSGRDGSPDAHAAPAALKVMVVDDNVDAAQMLAMYLENEGHEVSVHHDPHEALAQAERGPVDAFLLDIGLPGIDGNELASRLRALPQARGAMLVAITGYGQRFDRLRSMQAGFDHYLVKPADPVALAALLAHADQRQRK is encoded by the coding sequence ATGAACCATTCCGCCGACATTGCCGCCATCCAGGCAATTAGCGCCCTTCCCACCATCCTTGAGCTGGTCAGCGACCTGACCACGCTGCGCTTCGTCTGCGTGGCCCGCGTCACCGAGACCTCCTGGACTGCCTGCGCGGTGCTGGACAAGCTGGGCTTCGGCATGCGTCCAGGCGACGAGCTCGATATCGCCACTACCCTGTGCCGCGAAGTGCGCAACGAAGGCCATGCTGTGGTCATCGACCAGGTCAGCAAGGACACCCACTATTGTAACCACCCGACGCCGCAGATATATGCGTTCGAGAGTTATTTCTCGATGCCGCTCCACACCAGCACGGGCGACTACTTTGGCACGCTATGCGGACTGGACAAGGTGCCGGCGCGCCTGTCCGAGCCCCGCACCCTGCGCGCGCTGGAATTGCTGGCGCAGATGATTTCCCGCCAGTTGCAGACTGAGCAGACGCTCGAGCAAAGCCTGCGCACCCTGCGTACCGAGATCAGCAATACCGCCCACCTGCGCAGCATGCTGCAGCAGTTGCGCAGCGCCGAGCAGCGGCAGTCATTCCAGCTCGACATTGCCGAATTGTTGCGCCAGCAGCCCAGCCCGGACCGCATCTATGCCCATAGCAGCGAGATCGCCGGGCGTTACCTGGGCGTGTCCCAGGTGCTCTACGCCGAACTCGATCTGGCACAGCAGACCGTGCTGTGCCGCCATGGCTACAACGCTGGTGCCATGCCGGAACTGGGCGGCCGGCACGGCGTTGCACAGTTCCCGGCAGCGATGCTGGCGGCGCTGCAGGAAGGGCGCAGCTGGGCCTGTGCCGACCTGGCGCGCCAGGCCCCGGCCGGCTGGCCCGAGCTGGCGGCCGCGGTGGCGATACCGCTAGGGCGCCATGGCGGCTTGACCTGCTTCCTGCTGGCATGCCACCACCAGCCGCGCGACTGGGGCGACGACGAGATGCAACTGCTGGAAGACATGGTCGAGCGGGTCTGGAACGTGATCGAGCGCCTGCGCACGCAGGAGGCGCTGCGTCAGGCCGACCGCCGCAAGGATGAGTTCCTGGCGATGTTGGCGCACGAGCTGCGCAATCCGCTGGCGCCGATCAGTACCGCCGCCCAGCTGCTCAAGCTGGGCCGGCAGAGCGAGGAGCGCATTAGCCGCACCAGCGACGTGATTACCCGCCAGGTCAGCCACATGACCAGCCTGATCAACGACCTGCTGGATGTGTCGCGGGTCACGCGTGGCCTGATCGTGCTGGAGCGGCAGCGTGTGCCGCTGCAGCAGGTGATGGCCGATGCGGTGGAGCAGGTGCGGCCCCTGATCGAGTCGCGCCGGCACAATCTGTCGATGCAGGCGCCGACCGAGGAAGTGCTGGTGCTGGGTGACGCCAAGCGGCTGGTGCAGGTGCTGGCCAACCTACTGTCGAATTCCGCCAAATACACGCCAGAGGGCGGACATCTGACGCTATGGTTGGAAGCCGACGGTCAGGAAGCGCGCCTGCATGTGAGCGACAACGGCATCGGCATCAGTGCCGAATTGCTGCCGCATGTGTTCGACCTGTTTTCGCAGGCCGAGCGGCCGTCCGACCGGTCGCAAGGCGGCCTCGGCCTGGGCCTGCCGCTGGTCAAGAGCCTGGTCGAGCTGCACGCGGGCAGCGTACGGGCTATGAGCCGGGGGCAGGACTGCGGCAGCGAATTCGTCGCCACGCTGCCCCGGCTGGGTGTGTTCGACCCCACGCCGTCGGGCCGGGATGGCAGTCCCGATGCCCATGCCGCGCCGGCTGCACTGAAGGTGATGGTGGTGGATGACAACGTTGACGCCGCACAGATGCTTGCCATGTACCTGGAAAACGAAGGCCATGAAGTCAGTGTCCACCATGATCCGCACGAGGCCCTGGCGCAGGCCGAGCGGGGGCCGGTGGATGCCTTCCTGCTCGATATCGGCTTGCCGGGCATCGATGGCAATGAACTGGCCAGCCGGCTGCGCGCGCTTCCGCAGGCGCGCGGTGCAATGTTGGTAGCCATCACCGGCTATGGCCAGCGCTTCGACCGGCTGCGTTCAATGCAGGCGGGATTCGATCATTACCTAGTGAAGCCGGCCGATCCGGTAGCGCTCGCGGCGCTGCTGGCGCATGCCGACCAAAGGCAGAGGAAATAA
- a CDS encoding carbonic anhydrase translates to MADIDGSKRRFFRHLCCGGAALGAALAGNVQAATGKKTDLTPAQALALLKEGNEKFVTDSPLRAAQGRERRLEIARGQTPMAVLVSCSDSRVPPELLFGRGLGELFIVRNAGNTVDTLAQGSIEYAVAELGVPLIVVLGHERCGAVDAAVSIVEKNTSFPGSIGQMVEPIVPAVLRARAALAGKEPYTHEALLDASVRQNVMRIVERLRKSEALLLEPLRTRRLMVVGARYDLDDGTVDFFDT, encoded by the coding sequence ATGGCAGACATCGATGGCAGCAAGCGCCGCTTCTTTAGGCATCTGTGCTGCGGCGGCGCCGCATTGGGCGCGGCCCTGGCCGGCAACGTCCAGGCGGCGACCGGCAAGAAAACCGACCTGACCCCGGCACAGGCGCTGGCCCTGCTCAAGGAAGGTAATGAGAAATTCGTCACCGACAGCCCACTGCGCGCGGCACAGGGGCGCGAGCGTCGCTTGGAGATTGCCCGCGGGCAGACACCGATGGCGGTGCTGGTAAGCTGCTCGGACTCGCGGGTGCCGCCCGAGCTCTTGTTCGGTCGCGGCCTGGGCGAGCTCTTCATCGTGCGCAATGCCGGCAACACCGTCGACACGCTAGCCCAGGGTAGCATCGAATATGCGGTGGCGGAGCTGGGCGTGCCATTGATCGTGGTGCTGGGCCATGAACGCTGCGGCGCGGTGGATGCGGCGGTATCGATCGTGGAAAAGAATACCTCCTTTCCCGGCAGCATCGGGCAAATGGTGGAACCCATCGTGCCGGCCGTGCTCAGGGCCCGTGCCGCGCTGGCCGGCAAGGAACCCTATACCCATGAGGCCCTGCTGGATGCGTCGGTAAGGCAGAACGTGATGCGCATCGTCGAGCGCCTGCGCAAGTCCGAAGCCCTGCTGTTGGAGCCGCTGCGGACCAGGCGGCTGATGGTGGTGGGGGCCCGTTATGACCTGGACGATGGGACTGTAGATTTCTTCGATACCTGA